The following coding sequences are from one Candidatus Binataceae bacterium window:
- a CDS encoding SDR family NAD(P)-dependent oxidoreductase, with the protein MGKLDGKVAAVTGGGRGIGRAVSKALAAQGAAVVVNDLGVTLAGQKETVSPADDVVKEIKAAGGTAVSNHLDIATVAGGEGLINQAIKEFGKLDILVNIAGILRDRMIFNMSEQEWDDVIRVHLKGHYCTIRPASAHMRERKAGRIINFSSNSALGSPGQPNYAAAKAGILGLTYSCAVALQKYGITVNAIMPGAATRMTDSIPAGRMPGATGIAASQSAEGTPRDPANVAPIIIYLASDEAAEVTGQCFGASGYRISRYTHMKADRTIFSEGPWDIDRLFEIFKATLGQGMEPVNMFA; encoded by the coding sequence ATGGGCAAGCTCGACGGTAAGGTTGCCGCCGTCACCGGTGGCGGACGCGGGATTGGCCGCGCGGTGTCCAAGGCGCTCGCTGCGCAGGGCGCGGCGGTCGTGGTCAACGACCTCGGCGTGACGCTGGCTGGGCAGAAGGAGACGGTTTCGCCCGCCGACGACGTAGTCAAGGAGATCAAGGCGGCCGGTGGCACTGCGGTTTCCAACCATCTGGATATCGCGACGGTCGCTGGCGGCGAGGGGCTGATCAACCAGGCGATCAAGGAATTCGGCAAGCTCGACATCCTGGTCAATATCGCGGGCATTCTGCGCGACCGGATGATCTTCAACATGAGTGAGCAGGAGTGGGACGACGTAATCCGCGTCCATCTCAAGGGGCATTACTGCACTATCCGGCCCGCCAGCGCGCATATGCGCGAGCGCAAGGCCGGACGGATTATCAACTTTTCCTCCAACTCGGCGCTCGGCAGTCCGGGCCAGCCCAACTACGCCGCGGCCAAGGCCGGAATCCTGGGCCTGACCTACAGCTGCGCCGTCGCACTCCAGAAATACGGGATCACGGTCAACGCGATCATGCCCGGCGCGGCGACCCGCATGACCGATTCGATCCCAGCGGGCCGCATGCCTGGCGCGACCGGCATCGCGGCGAGCCAGAGCGCCGAAGGCACGCCGCGCGATCCGGCCAACGTCGCTCCGATCATCATCTATCTGGCCAGTGACGAGGCGGCCGAGGTCACCGGGCAATGCTTCGGCGCCTCGGGCTACCGGATTTCGCGCTACACCCATATGAAGGCTGACCGGACGATCTTCAGCGAAGGCCCATGGGACATCGATCGCCTGTTCGAGATCTTCAAGGCCACGCTGGGGCAGGGGATGGAGCCGGTCAACATGTTCGCCTGA
- a CDS encoding DUF72 domain-containing protein, protein MGSAPQFLVGTASWTDPTLIRSGEFYPAALKTAEERLRFYASQFNTVEVDASYYALIAERNAELWVARTPAGFVFHIKAFAMLTQHPVDTARLPAAIKSMLTPAQRAQARLRDPPPQVLEAAFGMFWGALNPLREAGKLGHLLFQFPPYFTARTQNFDYIAGLGARMPGAAIAIEFRHNSWLQGAQRRQTMRFLREHALTFVSVDAPPGTVESFLEVTGPEAYVRFHGRNRENWYKRTGGPAERYKYLYSEAELAPWAERLKALEGVRRASVIFNNCYRNFGVMNAATMAQMLSH, encoded by the coding sequence ATGGGCTCGGCGCCGCAATTCCTGGTCGGCACCGCCTCGTGGACCGACCCGACGCTGATCCGCTCGGGCGAGTTCTACCCGGCCGCGCTGAAGACGGCCGAGGAGCGGCTGCGCTTTTACGCGAGCCAGTTCAACACCGTCGAGGTGGATGCCAGCTACTACGCGCTCATCGCCGAGCGCAACGCCGAGTTGTGGGTCGCGCGCACGCCGGCCGGCTTCGTCTTTCATATCAAGGCGTTTGCGATGCTCACGCAGCATCCGGTCGACACCGCGCGGCTGCCGGCCGCGATCAAGTCGATGCTGACGCCGGCGCAGCGCGCGCAGGCGCGCCTGCGCGATCCGCCGCCGCAGGTGCTCGAAGCGGCCTTCGGGATGTTCTGGGGCGCACTCAATCCGCTGCGCGAGGCGGGCAAGCTCGGCCATCTGCTCTTCCAGTTCCCGCCGTACTTTACCGCGCGCACGCAGAACTTCGACTATATCGCGGGGTTGGGCGCGCGGATGCCGGGTGCGGCGATCGCGATCGAGTTTCGCCACAACAGCTGGCTTCAGGGCGCCCAGCGGCGCCAGACGATGCGCTTCCTGCGCGAGCATGCGCTGACTTTCGTCTCGGTGGATGCGCCGCCGGGCACGGTCGAGTCGTTCCTCGAGGTCACTGGACCCGAGGCCTACGTGCGTTTCCATGGGCGCAACCGCGAGAACTGGTACAAGCGCACCGGCGGGCCGGCCGAGCGCTACAAGTACCTCTACTCAGAGGCCGAGCTGGCGCCGTGGGCGGAACGGCTGAAGGCGCTTGAAGGGGTGCGCCGCGCCAGCGTGATCTTCAATAACTGCTATCGCAATTTCGGCGTGATGAACGCGGCGACGATGGCGCAGATGCTGAGCCACTGA
- a CDS encoding glutathione S-transferase family protein, producing MRATLYQFATSPFCAKVRKILDYKGVDYEVVEVDYVERKELVAVSGHVVVPALRLEEVAGAEAPEVVVDSDRIAMRLEELRPEPTILPPRWRGLHVALARYVDTEVEDALFRYAVPDEAARFARQGADRLALFRYIRERKYGAGFCERMEREREANFARVREVLAPFEHALEHGAFLLGRPGLADFALYGQLHLLALSGVSKIPHEFAALREFYARIDRISSALESDGA from the coding sequence ATGAGGGCCACGCTCTACCAGTTCGCGACCAGTCCATTTTGCGCCAAGGTGCGCAAGATTCTCGACTACAAGGGCGTCGATTACGAGGTCGTCGAGGTCGATTACGTCGAGCGCAAGGAACTGGTTGCGGTCTCGGGCCACGTCGTGGTTCCCGCGCTGCGCCTGGAGGAGGTCGCCGGCGCAGAGGCGCCGGAGGTGGTGGTCGATTCGGATCGGATCGCGATGCGCCTGGAGGAACTGCGCCCGGAGCCCACGATTCTGCCGCCGCGATGGCGCGGCCTGCACGTCGCGCTCGCGCGCTACGTCGATACCGAGGTCGAGGACGCGCTGTTCCGCTACGCGGTGCCCGACGAGGCGGCGCGCTTCGCGCGCCAAGGCGCGGACCGGCTGGCGCTGTTCCGCTATATCCGCGAGCGGAAATACGGTGCGGGGTTCTGCGAGCGGATGGAGCGCGAGCGCGAGGCTAACTTCGCGCGCGTGCGCGAGGTCCTGGCGCCGTTCGAGCACGCGCTCGAGCACGGCGCCTTTCTGCTCGGCCGGCCGGGGCTCGCCGACTTCGCGCTCTACGGCCAGCTCCATCTGCTGGCGCTGAGCGGGGTGTCGAAAATCCCGCACGAGTTTGCCGCGCTGCGCGAGTTCTACGCGCGTATCGACCGCATCTCCTCAGCGCTCGAAAGCGACGGTGCGTGA
- a CDS encoding VanZ family protein has product MNGAVLAGESIERTIVKWLPALVWATVIFVLSTSYFSAAATSRIIDPILRWLMPSASAATVALGHDLVRKSAHFANYAILFWLLIRGPMAGRPYTAFVLCVLYALLDEGHQVLVPGRTPSLYDVALDSTGALFSRFLHAATCEFA; this is encoded by the coding sequence ATGAACGGCGCTGTGCTGGCCGGCGAATCGATCGAACGCACGATAGTCAAATGGCTGCCGGCCCTGGTCTGGGCGACGGTCATCTTCGTCCTATCGACCTCGTACTTTTCGGCCGCCGCGACCTCGCGGATAATCGACCCGATCCTGCGCTGGCTGATGCCCTCGGCGTCGGCCGCGACGGTCGCGCTCGGCCACGACCTGGTGCGCAAGAGCGCGCACTTCGCCAACTACGCGATCCTGTTCTGGCTCCTGATCCGCGGCCCGATGGCCGGGCGGCCGTATACCGCCTTCGTCCTCTGCGTGCTCTACGCGCTGCTCGACGAAGGCCATCAGGTGCTGGTGCCGGGCCGCACGCCATCGCTCTATGACGTCGCGCTGGACTCCACCGGCGCGCTGTTTAGCCGCTTCCTGCACGCCGCGACCTGCGAATTCGCCTGA
- the zwf gene encoding glucose-6-phosphate dehydrogenase, protein MDRAWTIAGAHPAPPCTIVILGASGDLAARKLIPALYNLHRCGHGLVPEKSAILGFARRPMSVEAFQRRAREAVERFSRLELDEQCWQGFANSLDYLSGLDRPDGFARLKQRLEEIEAQRGLPPNRVFYLSLPPEAIRESVERLYGAGLIAPPEAPHFSRVVVEKPIGTDLRSALEITATLRRFFDETQIFRIDHYLGKETLQNMMVLRFANSIFEDFWNNRRVDHVQITVAEEEGLGTRAMYYDGAGALRDMVQNHILQVLALTAMEPPVSLAADAVREAKVNVLRCLRPIPPGAVSDFVVRGQYAQGAVNGKRAPGYLQEEGVRESSRTETFVALRTHVDNWRWAGVPFYLRTGKRMPRRASAIFVQFKRVPAILFNRRVTLPPDVMAIRIQPDEGFSLEVLTKRPGLDITIQPVRMDLHYATEFEGDSPDAYERLLLDVMAGDHTLFLSSRFVHRSWEFVQAILDQWEHDPSVPLYPYPAGTWGPQAADDLIRADGREWFAP, encoded by the coding sequence ATGGATCGGGCGTGGACCATCGCCGGCGCGCATCCCGCGCCGCCGTGCACGATCGTCATCCTCGGCGCCTCGGGCGATCTCGCCGCGCGCAAGCTCATCCCTGCGCTCTACAATCTTCACCGGTGCGGACACGGGCTGGTGCCCGAGAAAAGCGCGATCCTTGGCTTCGCGCGACGCCCGATGTCGGTCGAGGCGTTCCAGAGGCGCGCGCGCGAGGCGGTCGAGCGATTCTCGCGCCTGGAGCTCGACGAGCAATGCTGGCAGGGATTTGCGAACAGTCTCGACTACCTCTCGGGGCTGGATCGCCCCGACGGCTTCGCCCGGCTCAAGCAGCGACTGGAGGAGATCGAGGCGCAACGCGGGCTGCCGCCCAACCGCGTCTTCTACCTGTCGCTGCCGCCCGAGGCGATCCGCGAAAGCGTCGAGCGGCTGTACGGCGCGGGGCTCATCGCGCCGCCCGAGGCGCCGCATTTCAGCCGCGTCGTCGTGGAGAAACCGATCGGCACCGATCTGCGCAGCGCGCTCGAGATCACGGCCACCTTGCGCCGCTTCTTCGACGAGACCCAGATCTTCCGCATCGACCACTACCTCGGCAAAGAGACCCTGCAGAACATGATGGTGCTGCGCTTCGCCAACAGCATCTTCGAGGACTTCTGGAACAACCGCCGCGTCGATCACGTCCAGATAACCGTCGCCGAGGAGGAAGGGCTGGGCACCCGCGCGATGTACTACGACGGCGCCGGCGCCCTGCGCGACATGGTGCAGAACCACATCTTGCAGGTACTCGCGCTGACCGCGATGGAGCCGCCGGTATCGCTGGCGGCCGACGCCGTGCGCGAGGCCAAGGTCAACGTGCTGCGCTGCCTCAGGCCGATCCCGCCGGGCGCGGTAAGCGATTTCGTCGTGCGCGGCCAATACGCGCAGGGCGCCGTGAACGGCAAGCGCGCGCCCGGCTATCTCCAGGAGGAGGGCGTCCGCGAGTCCTCGCGCACGGAAACCTTCGTCGCGCTGAGGACCCACGTCGACAACTGGCGATGGGCGGGCGTACCGTTCTACCTGCGCACGGGGAAACGGATGCCGCGGCGGGCGAGCGCAATCTTCGTGCAGTTCAAGCGGGTGCCGGCGATCCTGTTTAACCGGCGCGTTACGCTGCCGCCGGACGTGATGGCGATCCGGATCCAGCCCGACGAGGGCTTCTCACTGGAGGTGCTGACCAAGCGGCCCGGTCTGGATATCACGATCCAGCCGGTGCGGATGGACCTCCATTACGCGACCGAATTCGAAGGCGACTCACCCGACGCCTACGAGCGGCTGCTGCTCGACGTGATGGCGGGCGACCATACGCTGTTCCTCAGCAGCCGCTTCGTGCATCGCTCGTGGGAGTTTGTGCAGGCGATCCTCGACCAGTGGGAGCACGACCCGTCAGTTCCGCTCTACCCGTACCCGGCGGGTACCTGGGGTCCGCAGGCGGCCGACGATCTGATCCGTGCAGACGGCCGCGAATGGTTCGCGCCGTAA
- a CDS encoding acetyl-CoA acetyltransferase, whose product MANPGPVYILGGAQSDFARNWMKEGKHFSAVLRETVSMAMEQARIEPREIETAHVGNFAAELYAKQGQLNAFFLEVDPAFSGIPTARHEAACASGSIAILAAAAEIEAGRYGLAAVVGTEQMKTVDSATGGDFLGTAGWYERECKGVPYPFPALFGRLGDEYDKRYGLKDEHLAHISAVNFSNARRNPLAQTRNWPRTESDPQQAAKFNQPIAGRIKVRDCSQVTDGAAVIFLASEQYAAEYARRRNLKLADLPRILGWGHHTAPLEFDKKIAESRDNPYVLPHTRQAILDAFRRAGIAGVEQVSGIETHDCFTTSEYMAIDHFGLTKPGESWKAIEEGVIEMGGKTPINPSGGLIGVGHPVGGTGVRQMLDCYKQVTGQANEYQVEGAERFAMLNIGGSGTTSCAFVVGKR is encoded by the coding sequence ATGGCTAACCCAGGCCCGGTCTATATTCTCGGCGGCGCGCAGAGCGACTTCGCCCGCAACTGGATGAAGGAGGGCAAGCACTTCTCCGCCGTGCTGCGCGAGACGGTGAGCATGGCGATGGAGCAGGCGCGGATCGAGCCGCGCGAGATCGAAACCGCCCACGTCGGCAACTTCGCCGCCGAGCTATACGCCAAGCAGGGCCAGCTCAACGCCTTTTTCCTCGAGGTGGACCCGGCGTTTTCCGGAATCCCGACCGCGCGCCACGAGGCCGCCTGCGCCTCGGGTTCGATTGCGATCCTCGCCGCGGCAGCCGAGATCGAGGCCGGCCGCTACGGGCTCGCCGCCGTGGTCGGGACGGAGCAGATGAAGACGGTCGATTCGGCGACCGGCGGCGACTTTCTGGGCACCGCCGGATGGTACGAGCGCGAGTGCAAGGGGGTGCCGTATCCGTTCCCTGCGCTGTTCGGCCGCCTCGGCGACGAATACGACAAGCGCTACGGGCTCAAGGACGAGCATCTCGCGCACATCTCGGCGGTGAATTTCTCCAACGCCCGGCGCAATCCGCTCGCCCAGACCCGCAACTGGCCACGCACCGAGTCCGACCCCCAGCAGGCGGCCAAGTTCAACCAGCCGATCGCTGGGCGGATCAAGGTGCGCGACTGCTCGCAGGTCACCGACGGCGCCGCGGTGATCTTTCTGGCCTCGGAACAATACGCGGCCGAGTACGCCCGGCGGCGCAACCTCAAGCTCGCAGACCTCCCGCGCATCCTCGGCTGGGGTCATCACACCGCGCCGCTCGAGTTCGACAAGAAGATCGCCGAGAGCCGCGACAACCCCTACGTCCTGCCGCATACGCGCCAGGCGATTCTCGACGCCTTCCGCCGCGCCGGCATCGCGGGCGTGGAGCAGGTCTCCGGCATCGAGACCCACGACTGCTTCACGACCTCCGAGTACATGGCGATCGACCATTTCGGCCTGACCAAACCCGGGGAGTCGTGGAAGGCGATCGAGGAGGGCGTGATCGAGATGGGCGGCAAGACGCCGATCAATCCGAGCGGCGGGCTTATCGGCGTTGGCCATCCCGTGGGCGGGACGGGTGTGCGCCAGATGCTCGATTGCTACAAGCAGGTTACCGGGCAGGCCAACGAGTACCAGGTCGAGGGCGCCGAGCGCTTCGCGATGCTCAATATCGGGGGCAGCGGCACCACAAGCTGCGCCTTTGTCGTCGGCAAGCGCTAG
- a CDS encoding redoxin domain-containing protein has translation MANSLPGFSLSDQHRRVHMFPVKHPALLCFVKEDCPTCNLTMPLLEAVWRSFGEAIDVAAIGQDVQGNAALIERHGLTLPMLDDSALRVSYAYNIEIVPTVVLADATGAELLRFEGFDKFDWQNLCARLARMAGGGAPRIDWGAYPAARPGCGSKSVEPAIAERLAAEASGSPLRARQIELGAAEDPFEFMFERGLSDGLPVIPPTPERVMRMLAGTRRDPQEVIATVPPNMAPLTIEKVAANAVMAGCRPEYLPVVTAVLEAVCTDEFNIHGVMATTAGATPIIVVNGPIRHRLGMNMKIGVLGSGNRANATIGRAVKLALRNVGGARPGEIERTALGGPAKYTACFPEWEERSPWEPLHVERGFQREDDVVTVFGLEPGPRLIVDQLSRTGRALAGSLGMALEACWHPKLHNYGEVLLVISPEHADTFARDGWTKARVRERIQDASARPIRELLPDDEAGEGMALRQLGLSNPSAAQLAQRIPKFRKPENINIVVAGGEAGKFSSVFGGWFSGPMGSLSVSRKIEEVA, from the coding sequence ATGGCGAATTCGCTGCCGGGCTTTTCGCTTTCCGATCAGCATCGCCGCGTTCACATGTTTCCCGTGAAACATCCGGCGTTGCTCTGTTTCGTCAAGGAGGATTGCCCGACCTGCAACCTGACGATGCCGCTGCTCGAAGCGGTATGGCGCAGCTTTGGCGAAGCGATCGACGTGGCCGCGATTGGCCAGGACGTGCAGGGCAACGCAGCGCTGATCGAACGGCACGGACTCACCCTCCCGATGCTCGACGACTCGGCACTCAGGGTTTCGTACGCCTACAACATCGAGATCGTCCCGACAGTAGTGCTGGCCGACGCCACGGGGGCCGAGTTGCTCCGCTTCGAGGGCTTCGACAAGTTTGACTGGCAGAACTTGTGCGCCCGGCTCGCGCGGATGGCCGGCGGCGGCGCGCCGCGGATTGACTGGGGCGCTTACCCCGCCGCGCGCCCCGGATGCGGCTCGAAGTCGGTCGAGCCGGCAATCGCCGAGCGGCTCGCGGCCGAGGCGTCAGGCTCGCCGCTGCGCGCGCGCCAGATCGAACTCGGCGCGGCGGAGGATCCTTTCGAGTTCATGTTCGAACGCGGGCTGAGCGACGGCTTGCCGGTGATTCCGCCCACTCCCGAGCGCGTGATGCGGATGCTCGCCGGAACGCGGCGCGATCCGCAGGAAGTGATCGCGACCGTGCCGCCGAACATGGCGCCGCTTACGATCGAAAAGGTCGCGGCCAACGCCGTGATGGCCGGGTGCAGGCCGGAGTACCTGCCGGTAGTGACCGCAGTGCTCGAAGCGGTATGCACCGACGAGTTCAACATCCACGGCGTGATGGCGACGACGGCGGGCGCGACACCGATAATCGTGGTCAACGGCCCGATCCGTCATCGCCTGGGGATGAACATGAAGATCGGCGTGCTCGGGTCGGGCAATCGCGCCAACGCGACGATCGGACGCGCGGTCAAGCTTGCGCTGCGCAACGTCGGCGGCGCGCGCCCGGGCGAGATCGAGCGCACCGCGCTCGGCGGCCCGGCCAAGTACACAGCGTGCTTCCCCGAGTGGGAGGAGCGCAGCCCGTGGGAACCGCTGCACGTTGAGCGCGGCTTTCAGCGCGAGGACGACGTGGTCACTGTCTTCGGCCTTGAGCCGGGCCCGCGCCTGATCGTCGATCAGCTCTCGCGCACGGGGCGCGCGCTCGCCGGCAGCCTCGGGATGGCGCTGGAGGCCTGTTGGCATCCGAAGCTCCACAACTACGGCGAGGTGCTGCTGGTGATCTCGCCCGAGCACGCCGACACTTTCGCGCGCGACGGCTGGACCAAGGCGCGGGTGCGCGAGCGAATCCAGGACGCCAGCGCGCGTCCGATCCGCGAGCTGCTGCCGGACGACGAGGCGGGCGAGGGGATGGCGCTGCGCCAGCTTGGGCTCAGCAATCCGAGCGCGGCGCAGCTCGCCCAGCGTATCCCGAAGTTCCGCAAGCCCGAGAATATCAATATCGTGGTTGCCGGCGGCGAGGCCGGAAAGTTCTCCAGCGTGTTCGGCGGATGGTTCAGCGGGCCGATGGGCTCGCTGAGCGTGAGCCGCAAAATCGAGGAGGTGGCATGA
- a CDS encoding UGSC family (seleno)protein — MMRIVDPTDEREPLRRALAARPGRLSGTVALLDIAKPRGDVLLSRIEQRLSARLPGVTLRRYRKPTFAKPAPDELLRKIAGESDFVIEALADUGSCTTCSVHDSVWFEVNGKPAVMVASSTFVDAAEAQARALGLPEVRRVFVPHPIQDATDDEMRAKADAIIDRLVDALSN; from the coding sequence ATGATGCGAATCGTTGACCCCACCGACGAGCGCGAGCCGCTTAGGCGCGCGCTCGCGGCGCGCCCGGGCCGTCTCAGCGGCACGGTCGCCCTGCTCGACATCGCCAAGCCGCGCGGCGACGTCCTGCTCAGCCGCATCGAGCAGCGGCTGAGCGCGCGCCTGCCGGGCGTGACGCTCAGGCGCTACCGCAAACCGACCTTCGCCAAGCCGGCGCCCGACGAGCTCCTGCGCAAAATCGCCGGGGAGAGCGACTTCGTGATCGAGGCGCTCGCCGATTGAGGGTCGTGCACGACGTGCAGTGTGCACGACTCCGTATGGTTTGAAGTAAACGGCAAGCCCGCGGTGATGGTGGCGTCGTCCACCTTTGTGGATGCGGCCGAGGCGCAGGCGCGCGCGCTCGGACTGCCCGAGGTGCGCCGCGTCTTCGTGCCCCATCCCATCCAGGACGCGACCGATGACGAGATGCGCGCGAAGGCCGACGCGATCATCGATAGGCTGGTCGACGCGCTCAGCAACTAG
- the waaF gene encoding lipopolysaccharide heptosyltransferase II — translation MAPREPHFVRISEPEPPPGALRAQWAPVGMPLPRLVRKPSPAPARILVKAVNWLGDLVMSLPALRAVRDSFPHAELGVLVRRELAGFFDGALWIDEVIPYRLRAGAAGVLDRALIVNAIRARHFDLAVLFPKSFQSALWTTLAGVPRRAGYVADRRGFMLTHRAEMRTEVEQVHQAHHWLVMVAETIGAEGAADNYRLDVDAQSRDKMRAWLSAHRTRGGRPLVALAPAAAYGPAKEWPAERYAALVDLLAARHGAECVLVGAASDRARCMEIVARCRTAALVAAGETSVGELIALLALCQGFAGNDSGCMHLAGALGLPTVAVFGSTNPARTGPMGPRTRVIYRALECSPCLERTCRFGHYNCLRGIGAEEVAAALEEFGAFA, via the coding sequence ATGGCGCCGCGCGAGCCGCACTTCGTCCGCATTAGCGAGCCTGAGCCGCCGCCCGGCGCGCTGCGCGCGCAATGGGCGCCGGTCGGTATGCCGCTGCCGCGGCTGGTGCGCAAGCCGTCGCCTGCGCCCGCGCGCATCCTGGTCAAGGCGGTCAATTGGCTGGGCGACCTCGTGATGAGCCTGCCCGCGCTGCGCGCGGTGCGCGATTCGTTTCCGCACGCCGAGCTCGGCGTCCTGGTACGCCGCGAACTGGCGGGCTTCTTCGATGGCGCGCTTTGGATCGACGAGGTCATCCCGTACCGGCTGCGTGCGGGAGCGGCCGGCGTGCTCGACCGCGCGCTTATCGTCAACGCGATCCGCGCCCGCCATTTCGATCTCGCGGTGCTCTTTCCCAAGAGCTTCCAGTCGGCGCTGTGGACGACCTTGGCCGGGGTGCCACGCCGCGCCGGCTACGTCGCCGACCGCCGCGGCTTCATGCTCACGCATCGGGCCGAGATGCGCACCGAGGTCGAGCAGGTCCACCAGGCCCATCACTGGCTCGTGATGGTCGCCGAGACGATCGGCGCCGAGGGCGCGGCCGATAATTACCGCCTCGACGTTGACGCGCAGAGCAGGGACAAAATGCGCGCCTGGCTTTCCGCGCACCGCACACGGGGGGGGCGGCCGCTGGTCGCGCTCGCGCCGGCTGCGGCCTACGGCCCGGCCAAGGAATGGCCCGCCGAGCGTTACGCGGCGCTCGTCGACCTCCTGGCCGCGCGCCACGGCGCGGAATGCGTCCTGGTGGGAGCCGCGAGCGACCGCGCGCGGTGCATGGAAATCGTGGCGCGGTGCAGAACCGCGGCGCTGGTCGCGGCGGGAGAAACCAGCGTCGGCGAGCTCATCGCGCTGCTCGCGCTGTGCCAGGGCTTTGCCGGCAACGACTCCGGATGCATGCATCTGGCGGGTGCGCTCGGCCTGCCCACGGTGGCGGTTTTCGGCTCGACCAATCCGGCCCGGACCGGTCCGATGGGGCCGCGGACGCGGGTCATCTATCGCGCGCTGGAATGCAGCCCCTGCCTCGAACGCACCTGCCGTTTTGGCCATTACAACTGCCTGCGCGGGATCGGCGCCGAGGAAGTCGCAGCCGCGCTCGAGGAGTTCGGCGCCTTTGCCTGA
- the lpxD gene encoding UDP-3-O-(3-hydroxymyristoyl)glucosamine N-acyltransferase: MKVKELAARLGLELRGSGEAEISTPAPLEAAAPGTIIFVASAKYLGALRTTTAGCAIVPAEFAAEAPCPVLISANPYADFARVLELFFPPYRPAPGIDPSARIASDASVGAEASIGAYCVVGAGAVIGRRAVLHPHVTIYPGARVGDDTVCHSGVSIRENVVIGERVTILNGAVIGADGFGFVEHAGGLVKIPQVGTVVIEDDVEIGANVTIDRATIGATRIARGAKLDNLVHIGHNCEVGEYSRMAAQVGLAGSVKVGRWCQFGGQSGFADHARIGDRVRVVAQSGIPHDVADDATVGGTPAVDVRTWRRVSAATPRLPAMVRRLRALERRLGIEAEEDGR, translated from the coding sequence ATGAAAGTAAAGGAACTCGCGGCCCGGCTGGGCCTTGAGCTGCGCGGCAGCGGCGAGGCGGAGATCAGCACACCCGCGCCGCTCGAGGCGGCCGCCCCCGGCACGATCATCTTCGTCGCCTCGGCCAAATATCTCGGCGCCTTGCGCACGACCACCGCCGGGTGCGCGATCGTGCCCGCAGAGTTTGCCGCCGAGGCGCCGTGCCCCGTGCTGATCAGCGCGAACCCGTACGCCGACTTTGCGCGGGTGCTGGAGCTGTTCTTCCCGCCGTACCGGCCCGCGCCGGGAATCGACCCCAGCGCGCGCATCGCGTCCGACGCGAGCGTCGGGGCCGAGGCGTCGATTGGCGCATATTGCGTAGTCGGCGCCGGCGCGGTGATCGGCCGGCGCGCGGTTCTCCATCCCCATGTGACGATCTATCCCGGTGCGCGCGTTGGCGACGACACCGTATGCCACAGCGGCGTGTCGATTCGCGAGAACGTGGTGATCGGCGAGCGCGTGACGATTCTCAACGGCGCCGTGATTGGCGCCGACGGCTTCGGCTTCGTCGAGCACGCCGGCGGCCTGGTGAAGATTCCGCAGGTCGGCACGGTGGTAATCGAGGACGACGTGGAAATCGGCGCCAACGTGACAATCGATCGCGCCACGATCGGCGCCACCCGAATCGCGCGCGGCGCCAAGCTCGACAACCTCGTGCACATCGGCCACAACTGCGAGGTCGGCGAGTACTCGCGGATGGCAGCGCAGGTGGGCCTGGCGGGCTCGGTGAAGGTCGGTCGCTGGTGCCAGTTCGGCGGCCAGTCGGGTTTCGCCGATCACGCGCGGATCGGCGACCGCGTGCGGGTGGTGGCGCAATCGGGAATCCCGCACGACGTCGCCGACGATGCGACGGTGGGTGGCACGCCGGCGGTTGACGTGCGCACGTGGCGGCGCGTGTCGGCGGCGACGCCGCGGTTGCCCGCGATGGTGCGGCGGCTGCGCGCGCTCGAAAGGCGCCTTGGCATCGAGGCGGAGGAGGACGGGCGATGA